The Saccharothrix variisporea genome has a segment encoding these proteins:
- the rarD gene encoding EamA family transporter RarD, with amino-acid sequence MVRVPPLTNSTATSADVHQSNKGIAFGAGAYVIWGMFPAFWPLLAPAGSTEILAHRIAWSLAFMVLVTAVLGRWSGLRRLSRRGWLMVAAASALIAANWGVYIYAVNTGHVVEAALGYFINPLVSVVLGVLVLRERLRGLQYAALAIAVAAVVVLAVDYGRLPWISLVLACSFGLYGLIKKTVPLDATSSLTAESMVLGPVAIGYLVWLGGAGTFLDHGFGHAALLASTGLVTAVPLMLFGAGARRVPLTTMGMLQYLAPILQFAWGVFVAHEPMPASRWFGFAMVWAALAVFTLDALRSRRRSRLLAPIE; translated from the coding sequence GTGGTCCGTGTGCCGCCGTTGACGAACTCCACCGCTACTTCGGCAGATGTTCACCAGAGCAACAAGGGTATCGCTTTCGGAGCCGGCGCCTACGTCATCTGGGGCATGTTCCCGGCCTTCTGGCCGCTGCTCGCACCCGCCGGGTCGACGGAGATCCTGGCGCACCGGATCGCCTGGTCGCTGGCGTTCATGGTGCTGGTCACGGCGGTGCTGGGCCGGTGGTCGGGGCTGCGGAGGCTGTCCCGGCGCGGCTGGCTGATGGTGGCCGCCGCGTCCGCGCTGATCGCGGCGAACTGGGGCGTCTACATCTACGCGGTCAACACCGGCCACGTCGTCGAGGCGGCCCTGGGCTACTTCATCAACCCGCTGGTCAGCGTGGTCCTCGGGGTGCTGGTGCTGCGGGAACGGCTGCGCGGCCTCCAGTACGCGGCGCTGGCCATCGCGGTGGCGGCCGTGGTGGTGCTGGCGGTGGACTACGGCCGGCTGCCGTGGATCTCGCTGGTCCTGGCGTGCTCGTTCGGGCTCTACGGGCTGATCAAGAAGACCGTGCCGCTGGACGCCACCTCCAGCCTGACCGCGGAGAGCATGGTGCTCGGCCCGGTCGCCATCGGCTACCTGGTGTGGTTGGGCGGCGCGGGCACCTTCCTCGACCACGGCTTCGGGCACGCCGCCCTGCTCGCGTCCACGGGCCTGGTCACCGCGGTGCCGCTGATGCTGTTCGGCGCGGGCGCCCGCCGGGTGCCGCTGACCACGATGGGCATGCTCCAGTACCTCGCGCCGATCCTGCAGTTCGCGTGGGGCGTGTTCGTGGCGCACGAGCCGATGCCCGCGTCCCGCTGGTTCGGTTTCGCGATGGTGTGGGCGGCGCTCGCGGTGTTCACGCTGGACGCGCTCCGCTCGCGCCGCCGGTCCCGGCTGCTCGCCCCGATCGAATAG
- a CDS encoding 2-oxoacid:ferredoxin oxidoreductase subunit beta, which yields MTAIDLGLPGLGGLDGVPTSDEPQKAKDYKSDQEVRWCPGCGDYVVLNAVQSFLPTLGLKRENIVFVSGIGCSSRFPYYMNTYGMHSIHGRAPAIATGLAVARPDLSVWVVTGDGDALSIGGNHLIHTLRRNVNLKILLFNNRIYGLTKGQYSPTSEEGKVTKSTPYGSLDHPFNPVSLALGAEASFVGRAVDSDRVGLTEVLRQAAEHRGSALVEIYQNCPIFNDGAFDVLKDADEASRRIINVVDGQPIVFGGGEYAVVRDGFGLTVAKTADVDESDIVVHDASDLNLSFALSRLSTQDLQHTVTGVFRNVARTTYDDAARAQVAEARAAKAPDLAALLRGKDTWTVV from the coding sequence ATGACGGCGATCGACCTGGGTCTGCCGGGTTTGGGGGGTCTCGACGGGGTTCCGACGTCGGACGAGCCGCAGAAGGCCAAGGACTACAAGTCGGACCAGGAGGTCCGCTGGTGCCCCGGCTGCGGCGACTACGTCGTGCTCAACGCCGTGCAGTCCTTCCTGCCCACGCTGGGCCTCAAGCGCGAGAACATCGTGTTCGTCTCCGGGATCGGCTGCTCGTCGCGGTTCCCGTACTACATGAACACCTACGGCATGCACTCCATCCACGGCCGCGCGCCCGCGATCGCGACCGGCCTGGCCGTGGCGCGGCCGGACCTGTCGGTGTGGGTGGTGACCGGTGACGGCGACGCGCTGTCCATCGGCGGCAACCACCTGATCCACACGCTGCGCCGGAACGTGAACCTCAAGATCCTGCTGTTCAACAACCGGATCTACGGCCTGACCAAGGGCCAGTACTCGCCCACCTCCGAGGAGGGCAAGGTCACCAAGTCCACGCCGTACGGGTCGCTGGACCACCCGTTCAACCCGGTGTCGCTGGCGCTGGGCGCGGAGGCGTCGTTCGTGGGCCGGGCCGTGGACTCCGACCGGGTCGGGCTGACCGAGGTGCTGCGGCAGGCCGCCGAGCACCGCGGGTCGGCGCTGGTGGAGATCTACCAGAACTGCCCGATCTTCAACGACGGCGCGTTCGACGTGCTCAAGGACGCCGACGAGGCCTCCCGGCGGATCATCAACGTGGTCGACGGGCAGCCGATCGTGTTCGGCGGCGGCGAGTACGCGGTCGTGCGGGACGGGTTCGGGCTGACCGTGGCCAAGACCGCCGACGTGGACGAGTCCGACATCGTCGTGCACGACGCCTCGGACCTGAACCTGTCGTTCGCGCTGTCCCGCCTGTCCACGCAGGACCTGCAGCACACCGTGACCGGCGTGTTCCGCAACGTCGCCCGCACCACCTACGACGACGCGGCCCGCGCGCAGGTCGCGGAGGCCCGCGCCGCCAAGGCCCCCGACCTCGCGGCGCTGCTGCGCGGCAAGGACACCTGGACCGTCGTGTAG